The Juglans regia cultivar Chandler chromosome 1, Walnut 2.0, whole genome shotgun sequence nucleotide sequence CATGGAAGGTGGTAAGAAGGAGAAGATAAGATTTGAGGGACTTAGATGATTACATAGAATGGATACTGTTCTATATCGAATTTTGCACCTTACTGGAAAAGAACTTCAAAAGCACTTTGTGGACAAAATAAACGTTGCCCAATGTCTTCTGCACAGTTGAACTCAGAAGCCTCAATCTGTTTTGGATTTTGgtaatagaaaatagaaaatctaTTGAATAATAACCTTACAGGActtgccaaaagaaaaaaaagatcttTCGTAATTCTGAAATCACGATATAAGGTTATATTTTTCTGTTTCACAAGAATCCATTCATGAAAATGGTTTTATGATgtttctcattctcactttGCCTTGGGTCGTGCTTGCTAGAATCAGTCAGTGACAATGTGTCTGATACCTGCTTCACTAATATTTATTTGGGTTACAATGTTTCTTGCTATATGGTAAATGCcgtctcaaaagaaaaaaaaaatgaatagctTATCCCTTCTTTTGGAGAAAACTTAGTATCACAAATGCATGTTTTTCTATACCCGTTAGTGAAATATTATTGTGGTTTTGCTTCAGATTTATAAACATACATCTGAAACTTTATGGGACTTATTTCTTATGTGTACAGTATTCCTGGCCGTTCCGAGGCATTCTGGAAGGAAGTTGATTATGTCAAGCATTTATGGAAGAACAGGCAGGAGCTGAAGGTTGAAGATGCTGGTATTGCAGCTTTATTTGGGCTGGAATGCTTTGCATGGTTTTGTGCTGGGGAGATTGTGGGAAGGGGTTTTACTATCACTGGTTACCATGTCTGAGAATGACAACTGTTTTTAGGGGTTTGAGTGTGTAAGcttctcttttcatttgagCGATTGGAATCGTGGGAACCCTGCATCAAATTTTTGTTCTAAAATACTTTTGAAGCTGGGAAATCTGTGGGAATTTCTCTGGAAGCCTTAATAATCCATGCATTTGAAGTAATTACTTCTTATATACCTTTTTGTTTCAGTTGTTATCTATGTTAGAAGCAATGCTGctcatgaatgaatgaaaatactgcaaatttgtattgatttaCTGATTTACTACTCCAACATCagtaactaatatttatatgttcGAGCATCTTCAGTGATTGATACACTCAAAAGTAGAATCCAGCTTGGTGTGATGAGACAATTCGGCTACTGCAATCCACTTATTTTTAAAGAAGGCAATTTGGATGAGCTTTTACTTTAATTTCTATACAATATCACAACATTTTCTCCAAA carries:
- the LOC109009954 gene encoding uncharacterized protein LOC109009954; its protein translation is MATKLRQLQSKACQATQFISKHGGAYYKQLLEQNKQYIQEPPTVEKCNLLSKQLFYTRLASIPGRSEAFWKEVDYVKHLWKNRQELKVEDAGIAALFGLECFAWFCAGEIVGRGFTITGYHV